One Pleurocapsa sp. PCC 7327 DNA segment encodes these proteins:
- a CDS encoding molybdopterin-binding protein — protein MKISARNTLKGTVKAVVPGAVNAEVVIEVAPGITITSIITKASADSLGLSEGKEVYAVIKSSDVMVAMD, from the coding sequence ATGAAGATTAGCGCTCGCAATACGCTCAAAGGGACTGTGAAAGCAGTCGTACCTGGCGCGGTGAATGCCGAAGTTGTCATCGAAGTGGCTCCGGGCATTACAATTACTTCGATTATTACCAAAGCTTCGGCTGATAGTCTGGGACTTTCAGAGGGAAAGGAAGTATACGCTGTTATTAAGTCATCTGACGTGATGGTAGCAATGGATTAA